In the genome of Fulvivirga maritima, one region contains:
- a CDS encoding metallophosphoesterase family protein, producing MKRKVFLMAGLVLLVSACFEYNPNQIILDSDEKDLTVKNLQKIQSQEAPDDTIRFIFMGDTQRFYDQSEDFVNKANSVEGLSFVIHGGDISDFGLSQEFKWVNDIMSELYVPYLTVVGNHDLLANGRKVYREMYGASNYSFEYGDYKFIMINTNSREYDFNGQIPDLNWLQTEIEDNPNDLNVIVISHVPPFDGDFDPELEHDYADLLASHPKVVLSLHAHTHSFLDREYYNDGVRYFVTTAMLHRGFSLIKLWTNGLDIQQMEF from the coding sequence GTGAAAAGAAAAGTTTTTTTGATGGCAGGCCTGGTACTTTTAGTATCGGCCTGTTTTGAGTACAACCCCAATCAAATCATCCTTGATAGTGATGAAAAAGATCTGACAGTTAAGAATCTTCAGAAGATTCAATCACAAGAAGCTCCAGATGATACCATACGATTCATCTTTATGGGCGACACACAGCGCTTTTATGACCAATCAGAAGACTTTGTTAACAAAGCCAATTCTGTAGAAGGCCTCTCATTTGTAATTCATGGTGGTGATATTTCTGACTTTGGATTATCACAAGAATTCAAGTGGGTAAATGATATTATGTCTGAACTTTATGTTCCGTACCTTACCGTAGTTGGTAATCATGACCTGTTAGCCAACGGACGCAAGGTTTACCGAGAAATGTATGGAGCAAGTAATTATAGCTTCGAATACGGAGACTATAAGTTCATAATGATTAATACTAATTCCAGAGAGTACGATTTTAACGGCCAAATTCCTGACCTTAACTGGTTACAAACTGAAATTGAAGACAACCCTAATGACTTGAATGTCATAGTCATTTCACATGTCCCTCCTTTTGATGGTGATTTCGATCCTGAATTAGAACATGATTACGCTGACCTATTAGCGAGCCACCCCAAAGTAGTACTATCACTACATGCGCATACGCACTCCTTTTTGGATAGGGAATACTATAACGATGGAGTAAGGTATTTTGTAACCACAGCTATGCTTCACAGAGGTTTCTCTCTAATTAAACTTTGGACCAATGGATTGGACATCCAACAAATGGAATTTTAA
- a CDS encoding outer membrane beta-barrel protein: MNNQKLNPMKFTAFLGVLTLALFISTTSFGQGFYLRAGGGYSIKASSSQYNNSDPNEITGIEPSTRINVTQDGTTVESLKGTLGEGYKLGAVAGYMFNEYVGAELGVYYFHGSEQTIGETTTPQSHSIANAYIRGVDVAPAFVVTPGFEGINPYARVGLLIPVAGDLTIETSVDRMNAGPNGETAMTRAESEVQPQFSVGYHGAIGVLFPVNSGFDIFTEIEFKSVSLKSDEAEIKSYRTTINGSPVPGQQLEDLPTYQKKFNFSDEFTIPADPEDINIDEARTLPTQFVNASGIGLNVGIRYKF; the protein is encoded by the coding sequence TAGGAGTCTTAACACTGGCATTATTCATCTCTACAACCTCTTTCGGACAGGGCTTCTATCTTAGAGCAGGTGGTGGCTATTCCATAAAAGCATCTAGCTCACAGTATAACAATTCTGACCCGAATGAAATCACCGGAATAGAACCTTCTACAAGAATTAACGTTACTCAAGATGGTACTACAGTAGAATCCCTAAAAGGTACATTAGGAGAAGGATATAAGTTGGGAGCGGTAGCAGGTTATATGTTTAACGAATACGTTGGAGCTGAATTAGGTGTTTATTATTTCCATGGTTCTGAGCAAACCATAGGAGAAACCACTACCCCTCAATCTCATTCTATTGCTAATGCTTATATAAGAGGAGTAGATGTGGCGCCAGCTTTTGTAGTAACCCCAGGTTTTGAAGGTATCAACCCTTATGCTCGTGTTGGCTTATTAATTCCTGTTGCCGGTGATCTAACTATAGAAACAAGTGTAGACAGAATGAATGCCGGACCAAACGGAGAAACCGCAATGACTAGAGCAGAATCCGAAGTACAACCTCAGTTTAGTGTAGGTTATCATGGTGCCATAGGTGTATTATTTCCTGTGAATTCTGGTTTTGACATATTCACTGAGATAGAATTCAAAAGTGTATCTTTAAAAAGTGATGAAGCAGAAATAAAATCTTATCGTACTACTATAAATGGTAGCCCTGTTCCTGGTCAGCAACTTGAAGACTTGCCTACTTATCAGAAAAAATTCAACTTTTCTGATGAATTCACTATACCTGCAGACCCAGAAGACATTAATATAGACGAAGCCAGAACCTTACCTACCCAATTTGTTAATGCCAGTGGAATAGGCCTTAACGTGGGTATTAGATATAAATTTTAA